The Mauremys reevesii isolate NIE-2019 linkage group 7, ASM1616193v1, whole genome shotgun sequence genome includes the window TCAGTGGATACTTTATTTCTTCCTTAAACTCAAACATATCTTCAATGTAAGAGAAATGAGTTTTTGGAACATCTCCAATAACTTTTTTGTTTGCCCCTCTATAGACATAGTCAGAAAGGCTACTCTCTCTGGAATGATGACATCTATCATCTATTCGTAAAGTACTGCATTGTGGATAATTAGAGCATTCACTGAAATGGCCTTTGATAGGTTGGAGGGAAGAATTGTTAATGTGGGATGATTTGTTTTGCTTGGCTTTATCACTGCGTTTTTCAGCATTTGATTGTATGGCTTCATGGTCAAAGGTTCTTGAGGAATCCAAAGACCTTGACCTTTGAAAATTCCATTCTTGCTTTTGAATCCTGGACTTAAATTGACTGTTTTTCTGACCTTTGTGCCCTTTTGTAGAAAGTTTCTCTCTACATGGTAGACCTTGAAAAGGATTCTTAATTtgctttttatatataaaatgggaTTTAACAACTGTTGCATCCTCATATAGCTGTTCATGAGCTATGACTTCATTTGTAACATGTGATAGAAGCTCTGCACATTTTTCCTGTTTGTCATTTTCTGACATTACCTCATTAACTTGAGATTTTCTCTGGGTTTTTCTTATTTGCTTTTCTTTGTTGGATTGAACTTTCCTGTGATGCTTTGCCCTTTTACTTTGCTTTTTAAGAACACACCCTTTTGAAATATGCTTTTGGTTAATTGTCAACATTTCGGTTGAGGTGCCTTTACTAATATATTTTTTCTGTTCCTCAAATTTCTTCATTAGTACTGTGTGTTTAACTAAATTATCTACTGTTAGCACAGGGTTAATACGCTTGATGATTTCATGTTCAATGTCACGTGGAATGTTATCTAAATTATCTTCATCCCTGACTGGCCATTCTTCAGGAGGAAATTGGGCAGAAAAAGAAGAATACTTTTTtttaggtttttcttttttagatGTGCTACGCCAGAAAAGGCCAAGCCCAaactttttacatttttctttttctttcattgaAGTTAAGGACTTGGTTATGTCACATGACTGAGTCTCAACTGATTTAGAGAGAGGCTGATTCTGAACTGAGGGCTTCAACTCACCAGAGCCTTTCTGACCAATTCCATTAGGTTCATGGTTAATTAATTGCTGATGTCTTTGTTCACTGAATATAGCCTGAGCAGGGAAACAATGACAGAATCTGCAGTGAGACACCAGAGGAACATTTTCTTTTGTTAGATCTGCAGAGCTTTCCATGCTTACAAGGTAAGAGGTGGACGGCAGTAGAGGGCAATTATCCTCTAAGAGGAACTTCTTATTGTCTTTCATGACATTATCTGTGATAAAGTAGGTGTGAGGGGTCACTATGAAGTAGCCTTCTCCAGTGTGATATATCTTCCTTTCTCTAATTAGAGTTCCAAGCACACTATATAGAATTTCTTGTGAGGGAGTTGCTATAC containing:
- the STOX1 gene encoding storkhead-box protein 1 isoform X2 — translated: MNPISQSQFVPLAEILCCAISDMNTAHVIVTQETLMDQLVKHYPGIATPSQEILYSVLGTLIRERKIYHTGEGYFIVTPHTYFITDNVMKDNKKFLLEDNCPLLPSTSYLVSMESSADLTKENVPLVSHCRFCHCFPAQAIFSEQRHQQLINHEPNGIGQKGSGELKPSVQNQPLSKSVETQSCDITKSLTSMKEKEKCKKFGLGLFWRSTSKKEKPKKKYSSFSAQFPPEEWPVRDEDNLDNIPRDIEHEIIKRINPVLTVDNLVKHTVLMKKFEEQKKYISKGTSTEMLTINQKHISKGCVLKKQSKRAKHHRKVQSNKEKQIRKTQRKSQVNEVMSENDKQEKCAELLSHVTNEVIAHEQLYEDATVVKSHFIYKKQIKNPFQGLPCREKLSTKGHKGQKNSQFKSRIQKQEWNFQRSRSLDSSRTFDHEAIQSNAEKRSDKAKQNKSSHINNSSLQPIKGHFSECSNYPQCSTLRIDDRCHHSRESSLSDYVYRGANKKVIGDVPKTHFSYIEDMFEFKEEIKYPLSSKDTHQCDKPAIICELLDQTSNQFQNFSLSNDPADANQLKQSENGATQRLSTDKKNELMFNNTTNWPESVNPEKKGFTDDQTLYQKVDDDDDDDACSSLYLEEDDYPKSYQQQLSHTISETGEWSKGIQQIGTELSLRNWGLSIHPAECTTNVNQLDSCGHEENECHSGSMDSSQECQKMHLAGENCFHEQLSQFAYTHHEEEVDLAEHVQASDIGVNILDFCKTSKGDSDAETLPNTPNEMREKSACWTLGLQIMEMRKKNGKKQELFNSTHTTISGPNVQKELNNVEGTENQSITGDSGIDSPRTQSLTSNNSAILDGLKRRRSFLQNFEGINNSARSGRMLTENTLLQLTSVMNV